ATCCTCGGACCGAAGTACCCGCGGCCGGGCGTGAAACTGTTCAGCGGCCAGGTGAACACCGGATGCGGCGCAGCCTCCACGGAGGTCGGCCCCTTCTACTGCCCCGCCGATCGGACCGCGTACTTCGACACCAGCTTCTTCCAGGTGCTGGTCGACCAATTCGGATCCAGCGGTGGCCCGCTGGCGCAGGAGTATGTGGTGGCCCACGAGTTCGGCCATCACGTCCAGAACCTATTCGGCGTGCTGGGCAAGAATCACCGTTGCGCCGAGGGGCAGGCCGGCGGCGGTGTGTGCACCGAGCTGCAGGCCGACTGCTACGCAGGCGTGTGGGCAAAGCACGCATCGACCACCGTTCAGGAAGGTACCGGCGTTCCGTTCCTGAAGCCGTTGACGGAACAGGACATTCGGGACGCGTTGTCGGCCGCATCCTCGGTGGGTGACGACCGGATCCAGAAGCGGGCCACCGGACGCGTCAATCCCGAGGCCTGGTCGCACGGTTCATCCGAGCAGCGTCAGCGCTGGTTCACCCAGGGATACGACACCGGCGATTTCCGCACCTGCGACACCTTCAACGCGGACAACCTGAACTAGATCTCGGCGGGCCGTCGAAGCCACAGTCAGAACAGCGTTGGCTCCGGCGCGGGCGCCAACTTCGTTGGTCTCGTTGGGATTTCTTCGCGATGCGAGGACAGGCCGTACTTGCCCACCAGCGGCCCCACCCGCTCACGCAACCAGGCCCGGTACTCCGCGGGAACGTACGCGCCCTTGCGATACAGCGCCCGGTAGCGGCCCACCAGCTCGGGATGCGATTGCGATACCCACGACATGAACCAGCCCCGTGTGGTTCCGCGCAAATGCAGAGGAAAGACCGTGACACCGGCCGCACCGGCGTCCGCGATACGGCCCAACAGATCGTCGAGATGCTCCACCGTGTCGGTCAGGAACGGAAGCACCGGTGCCACCATCACATGCGGTGCAAACCCGGCCTCGCGTGCCGCAGTGATCAACGACAGCCTCGCCTGCGGCGTCGGTACCCCCGGCTCGATTTCGCGGTGCAACGTCTCGTCGCCGATCGCCAGCGATATCCCCAGACTCACCGAAACCTGCCGGGACGCCTCGGCAAGCAGCGGCAGATCACGGCGCAGCAGGGTTCCTTTGGTGAGAATCGACATCGACGTGCCCGAATCAGCCAGCGCCGCAATGACGCCCGGCATGAGCTGATAGCGCCCCTCCGCCCGTTGATAGGGATCGGTGTTGGTCCCGAGGGCGACGGTCTCACGGCTCCACGATGTGCGCCCCAGCTCTTTCCTGAGCACCGGAACCAGGTTCGTCTTCACCACGATCTGGTTGTCGAAATCGGCACCGCTGTCGAACTCCAGGTACTCGTGGGTCGGACGCGCGAAGCAATAGCGGCAGGCATGCGCGCAGCCGCGAAACGCGTTGACAGTGAATCGAAACGGCAACATGGACACGGCCGGGACCTTGTTGAGCGCGGACTTGCACAGCACCTCGTGAAAGGTGATGCCCTCGAACTCCGGCGTGCGCACGCTGCGCACCAGACCGATCCGCTCCAAACCCGGGAGCGCACCGTCGTCAGCATCCAGCGTCTGACCGTCCCATCGCATACCCTTATGCGAACATATGTTCGATGCGCGTGTCAATCCCCCTCTCCGTGTCAGAATGCGAATCTAGTCTTGGTGCCATGAAGCAGCAGTTGCACTTTGTCACCATTGCCGCAACGGATCTGGACGCCACCCGACATTTCTACGGTGCGCTGGGCTGGACCCCGCTACTCGATGTCGAGGGTGAAATCATCTTCTATCAGGCCGCACCCGGGCAGCTGCTGGGCTTCTTCCTGGCGGACAAATTCAACGAGGATCTCGCCGCGCCCGGCGACCATTCGCGTGTCTCCGGAATCACCTTGGCGCACAACGTCGATTCCTCCGAAGAGGTGACCGAACTGTCCGGCGCCATGCAGTCCGCGGGCGGCACGGTCCTCAAGCCGCCACAGCCCGGTCAATTCGGCGGGGTGTTCCACGCCCACATCCAGGACCCCAACGGACTGATCTGGGAAGTCGCCCACAACCCCGGCTGGCGCATCGGCCCCGACGGTGCCGTGCAGCTCGGCAACTGACACCGCATGCGTCAAACACGGCGGCCTGGTTGACTTGTCGCGTGACGGATACCGCGACAGAGCTCCTGTTCTCCTACGGAACCCTGCAACAGGCAGAAGTACAGCGCACCACGTTCGGTGAGGAACTCAACGGGCATGCCGATGCCATCGTGGGATTCGACCTGGACTACGTGACCATCACCGACCCGCATGTCATCGCGGCCAGCGGCAGCGATCGCCACCCCATCCTGCGTCCGTCGGCCGACTCGGCCGCCGAGGTCCCCGGCACGGTCTTCTCGATCACCGCCGAACAGCTGGCCGCCGCCGACGAGTATGAAGTCGACGACTATCGACGTATTTCCGTACCGCTGCGTTCGGGTGCGACGGCGTGGGTGTACGTGTTCGCGGGCTAAGCGGCTACCACTTGCGCAGCGAGCAGGTGACGGCGGTCTCTCCGTCGGCCTGGGTGGCCAGGGCGCCGTCCACGTACACCTCGCAGTGGAAGACGGGGGCACCGGTGACGGCCTTGGCCGCGGCGCTGGCGCTCACATATGCCCACTGAGTCGGGTCGTTCAGGGTGGTCTCGACGACGAACGGAGCATCGGGCGCGATGCGGGTCGAGTTGCGCACCAAGTACTTGCTCGATTCCGAGTCGTACGCGGCCTGGCTCGGCGGCTCGGTCTGCAGCACGAGCGTCTGCGAAAGGAAGTCACGGTCGGAGCTGATCACGTACTTCACCTGGTGCGGCGCCGCCTGCGCCATCGGGGCGATAGCCACCGACGACAGCGTCAGGGTTGCGGTACTGGCCGTCGCGAGCAGAGCTGCGGTGATACGTCCCATACGTGTCATATCCGCGATGCTAGCCGCGCCGTTACTTCGTCGACAATCGAACCGATCGACACGGGCTGCTGCACGCCGTCCGCGAGCGTCTTGAGCTCGATGTTTCCCTCACCGATTTCCCGGTCACCGGCGACGAGCGCGATGGAGGCACCGGAGCGGTCCGCTCCGCGCATCGCCCCCTTGAGACCACGGTCTCCGTAGGCGATATCGGTGCGAATCCCGGCGTCCCGCAACTGGGCCGCCACCTTCACGAGCACCGACTTGGCGTCCTGTCCCAGCGGCACGCAGAACACCTCGCATCGCCCGCTGTCCCCCACTGTGACGCCCTCGGCCCGCAGCGCCAGCAGGGTTCTGTCCACCCCGAGCCCAAAGCCGATACCGGACAACGACTGTCCCCCGAGCTGCGCCATCAGGCCGTCGTAGCGTCCGCCGCCGCCGATCCCGGACTGCGCGCCGAGCCCGTCATGCACGAATTCGAATGTGGTCTTGGTGTAGTAGTCCAAGCCGCGCACCAACCGTGGATTCACCACGTACTGCACGCCCAGGGCGTCCAGATGGCCGAGGACCTGGTCGAAATGCGCCTTGGCCTCCTCGGAGAGATGCTCGAGCATCAGCGGCGCATCGGCTGTCATCTCGCGCACCTCGGGCCGCTTGTCGTCGAGCACGCGAATCGGGTTGATACGGGCCCGTTCCCGCGTCGCCTCGTCTAGGTCCAGGCCGAAGAGGAATTCCTGCAACAACTCTCGATACTGCGGTCGGCAGGAGGCATCGCCCAGCGAGCTGATCTCCAGGCGGAAGCCGGTCAACCCCAGCGACCGGTACCCGGCGTCGGCGATCGCGATCACCTCGGCGTCCAACGCCGGGTCGTCGACACCGATCGCTTCCACACCCACCTGCTGCAACTGGCGATAGCGGCCGGCCTGCGGACGCTCGTACCGGAAAAAGGGCCCGGCGTAACGAAGTTTCACCGGGAGCTGGCCCCGGTCCAGGCCGTGTTCGATGACCGCACGCATCACCGAGGCTGTGCCCTCGGGGCGCAGCGTCACCGACCGGTCGCCACGGTCGGCGAAGGTGTACATCTCCTTGCTGACCACATCGGTGGACTCGCCCACACCACGGGCGAACAGCCCGGTGTCCTCGAAGACGGGCAGCTCGATGTAGCCGTACCCGGCCAGTCGCGCCTGCTCCAGCAGCCCGTCACGGACGGCTAGGAACTGCGCGGAATCCGGTGGCGTGTAATCCGGAATACCCTTGGGGGCGCTAAAAGTCTTCTCGCTCACTGGACTTCCTCGAGGAACGGGTTGGCGCGTCGCTCGTCACCAATGCTGGTGGCGTTGCCATGTCCCGGCAGCACCACGGTCGAGTCATCGCGGGTGAGCAGTTTGGCCGCGATCGAATCGAGCAGCTGCTGGTGGTTTCCACCGGGCAGATCGGTGCGCCCGATAGACATCTGGAACAGGGTGTCACCGCTGAACACCACGTCGACGGGCCCGCTGTCGCTATCGACCTCGATGCCGAACACAACCGAGCCCCGGGTGTGCCCCGGCGTGTGATCGACGGTCAGCGTGATCCCGGCCAATTCCAGCTTGTCGCCGTCGCCGATCTCGACGAGCTCCTTGGGCTCGGCGAACTCCTGGCCCTGGATGAATTGCCCCAGCCCCGGACCGATCCCGGCGAGCGGGTCGGCGAGCATCACGCGGTCGTCGGCGTGGATGTAGACCGGGATTCCATATTCATCGGCAAGAGGCTGCGCCGTCCAGGTGTGATCCAGGTGCCCGTGCGTCAGCAACACCGCTTCCGGGGTGAGATCACGCTCGGCCAGAATCTCCTTGACGCCGGGTATGGCGTCCTGCCCGGGGTCGATGATGACGGCGGGGCCGCCCTCGTGTGGCGCCACGATGTAGCAGTTCGTGGCGAACATGCCCGCGGGAAAACCGGTGATCAGCACCCGACCAGCTTAGGCGGCTGCGATGAGCCGCTTGCGCGAAGAGCATCTTGAGGGCGTTGCACCTTCTCTCAGGTGTGGCTGGCACACTCTCTGGCGACCTAGATTCTTCGATGATTCCTCAACGGACGCCCTAGAAGGAGAGCACGGTGCCGACCAACGAGCAGCGACGTCAGACCGCCAAGCGCAAGCTTGAGCGACAGCTGGAGAACCGTGCCGAGCGCGCCCGTAAGCAGCGGATCTGGGCGATCAGCGGTGTCGCCGTGGTCGCGGTGGTCGTCGCGGTAGCCATCACCGCGTGGTTGGCCATCAGCAAGAGCGACAAGACCGACACGGCGCTGGACACCAACTCCACGACGCCGGTCTCCACCGTCGACGCACCGCCCACCTCCTCCTTGCCGACCCCCGACGAACCACCCGTCACCGGTCCGGCCCTGCCCAAGTTCGTGCCGTCCGCGGAGGTGGGCGCCAATTGCCAGTACCGGCCGGCGGACAAGCCAGCCAAGACCATCGACAAGCAGATGCCGCGCAGCGGAAAGGTCCCGACCGATCCGGCAACGCTCACCGCCAGCATGAAGACCAGCCAGGGCAACATCGGCCTGGTCCTGGACAACGCCAAGGCGCCGTGCACGGTGAACAGCTTCGCCAGCCTGGCTCAGGGTGGATATTTCGACAACACCATCTGCCACCGGATGACCAGTGGCGGCCTGTCGGTGCTGCAGTGCGGTGACCCCACGGGCACCGGTTCGGGTGGCCCCGGGTACGAGTTCGACAACGAGTACCCGACCACCCAGTACAAGGCCGATGATCCGGCGGCACAGCAGGCCGTCGTCTACCCCGCTGGGACGTTGGCGATGGCCAATGCCGGCCCCGGCACCAACGGCAGCCAGTTCTTCATGGTCTACAAGGATTCGAAGCTGCCGCCGCAGTACACGGTGTTCGGCACGATCGACAAGACCGGCATGGACACCTTGGCCAAGATCGCCAAGAACGGCATCAAGCCCGGTGCCCGTGGCGCGGGCGACGGCGCTCCGGCCCAGGAAGTCAAGATCATCGATCTGCAGCTCGACTGACATGATTTCTCGTCGCGCGCTTCTCGTCGGTGGCCTCGCAACGGTGGGGGTGGTGGCGGTCGGTTGTTCGCGAAGCGACGACCGCCAGCCCGCGCCGAACGAATTCGCCGCACTGGAAAAGAATTTCGGCGGCCGCATCGGCGTGTACGCGTTGGACACCGGTTCGGGTCGCACGGTCGGCCATCGAGCCGATGAACGCTTCCTCATGTGCTCGACGGTGAAGACCTTCATCGTGTCGGCCATCCTGCACCGTCGCCGCAGTGTTCCTAGCCTGCTGGACAAGCGGATTCAGTACACACAGGCCGATCTTCTGGAATGGGCGCCGATCACGTCGCAGCACGTCGCCGAGGGCATGAGCGTCTCGCAGCTGTGCGATGCCACCATCCGGTACAGCGACAACACCGGCGCGAATCTGCTGATCGCCGAACTCGGCGGCCCCAAGGAGACCGAGAAGTTCGTTCGCGGCCTGGGCGACAACGTCTCTCGCATGGATCGCACCGAGGATCAGCTGAACATCCCCGACGGCGACCTGGACACCTCGACCCCGCAGCAACTGGTGACCAACCTGCGCAGACTGGTGCTCGACGAGGGGCTGGATGCCCAGGGACGCGATCTGCTCACCGACTGGTTGAAGCGGAACACCACCGGCGATCAGTCGATCCGGGCAGGGGTTCCGTCCGGCTGGACGGTCGGCGACAAGACCGGCAGCGGATTCAAGGGCGAAACCAATGACATCGCGGTGATCT
The nucleotide sequence above comes from Mycobacteroides saopaulense. Encoded proteins:
- the ypfJ gene encoding KPN_02809 family neutral zinc metallopeptidase, producing the protein MTFNEGMQIDTSTTSGGGMGRGPKMAIGGGVGGLLIAVVVMLLGGDPSQVLQQQQSQQQSGPAQEQTQDFSHCKTGADANKSLDCRIIATGNSVDAVWTQILGPKYPRPGVKLFSGQVNTGCGAASTEVGPFYCPADRTAYFDTSFFQVLVDQFGSSGGPLAQEYVVAHEFGHHVQNLFGVLGKNHRCAEGQAGGGVCTELQADCYAGVWAKHASTTVQEGTGVPFLKPLTEQDIRDALSAASSVGDDRIQKRATGRVNPEAWSHGSSEQRQRWFTQGYDTGDFRTCDTFNADNLN
- a CDS encoding Rv2578c family radical SAM protein is translated as MRWDGQTLDADDGALPGLERIGLVRSVRTPEFEGITFHEVLCKSALNKVPAVSMLPFRFTVNAFRGCAHACRYCFARPTHEYLEFDSGADFDNQIVVKTNLVPVLRKELGRTSWSRETVALGTNTDPYQRAEGRYQLMPGVIAALADSGTSMSILTKGTLLRRDLPLLAEASRQVSVSLGISLAIGDETLHREIEPGVPTPQARLSLITAAREAGFAPHVMVAPVLPFLTDTVEHLDDLLGRIADAGAAGVTVFPLHLRGTTRGWFMSWVSQSHPELVGRYRALYRKGAYVPAEYRAWLRERVGPLVGKYGLSSHREEIPTRPTKLAPAPEPTLF
- a CDS encoding VOC family protein, translating into MKQQLHFVTIAATDLDATRHFYGALGWTPLLDVEGEIIFYQAAPGQLLGFFLADKFNEDLAAPGDHSRVSGITLAHNVDSSEEVTELSGAMQSAGGTVLKPPQPGQFGGVFHAHIQDPNGLIWEVAHNPGWRIGPDGAVQLGN
- a CDS encoding gamma-glutamylcyclotransferase family protein; amino-acid sequence: MTDTATELLFSYGTLQQAEVQRTTFGEELNGHADAIVGFDLDYVTITDPHVIAASGSDRHPILRPSADSAAEVPGTVFSITAEQLAAADEYEVDDYRRISVPLRSGATAWVYVFAG
- the hisS gene encoding histidine--tRNA ligase — translated: MSEKTFSAPKGIPDYTPPDSAQFLAVRDGLLEQARLAGYGYIELPVFEDTGLFARGVGESTDVVSKEMYTFADRGDRSVTLRPEGTASVMRAVIEHGLDRGQLPVKLRYAGPFFRYERPQAGRYRQLQQVGVEAIGVDDPALDAEVIAIADAGYRSLGLTGFRLEISSLGDASCRPQYRELLQEFLFGLDLDEATRERARINPIRVLDDKRPEVREMTADAPLMLEHLSEEAKAHFDQVLGHLDALGVQYVVNPRLVRGLDYYTKTTFEFVHDGLGAQSGIGGGGRYDGLMAQLGGQSLSGIGFGLGVDRTLLALRAEGVTVGDSGRCEVFCVPLGQDAKSVLVKVAAQLRDAGIRTDIAYGDRGLKGAMRGADRSGASIALVAGDREIGEGNIELKTLADGVQQPVSIGSIVDEVTARLASRI
- a CDS encoding MBL fold metallo-hydrolase, coding for MLITGFPAGMFATNCYIVAPHEGGPAVIIDPGQDAIPGVKEILAERDLTPEAVLLTHGHLDHTWTAQPLADEYGIPVYIHADDRVMLADPLAGIGPGLGQFIQGQEFAEPKELVEIGDGDKLELAGITLTVDHTPGHTRGSVVFGIEVDSDSGPVDVVFSGDTLFQMSIGRTDLPGGNHQQLLDSIAAKLLTRDDSTVVLPGHGNATSIGDERRANPFLEEVQ
- a CDS encoding peptidylprolyl isomerase, translated to MPTNEQRRQTAKRKLERQLENRAERARKQRIWAISGVAVVAVVVAVAITAWLAISKSDKTDTALDTNSTTPVSTVDAPPTSSLPTPDEPPVTGPALPKFVPSAEVGANCQYRPADKPAKTIDKQMPRSGKVPTDPATLTASMKTSQGNIGLVLDNAKAPCTVNSFASLAQGGYFDNTICHRMTSGGLSVLQCGDPTGTGSGGPGYEFDNEYPTTQYKADDPAAQQAVVYPAGTLAMANAGPGTNGSQFFMVYKDSKLPPQYTVFGTIDKTGMDTLAKIAKNGIKPGARGAGDGAPAQEVKIIDLQLD
- the blaMAB gene encoding MAB family class A beta-lactamase, with the translated sequence MISRRALLVGGLATVGVVAVGCSRSDDRQPAPNEFAALEKNFGGRIGVYALDTGSGRTVGHRADERFLMCSTVKTFIVSAILHRRRSVPSLLDKRIQYTQADLLEWAPITSQHVAEGMSVSQLCDATIRYSDNTGANLLIAELGGPKETEKFVRGLGDNVSRMDRTEDQLNIPDGDLDTSTPQQLVTNLRRLVLDEGLDAQGRDLLTDWLKRNTTGDQSIRAGVPSGWTVGDKTGSGFKGETNDIAVIWPPGRAPIVVAVLTVPEDPKSTQGKPTIAAATRIALQAFGI